GCGTTGTGCGGCCCTGAAGGATACCCTCACTTGATTGTTGATGGTCGTCTAGATCATGCTGGTGACTTTTTGATCCCTAGCATTTTGTTTCTATATATTACTGGTTGGATTGGTTGGGTAGGTCGTGCCTATCTACAAGCAATCAAAAAGGGATCTGACGCTGAACAAAAGGAAATCCAAATTGATCTTGGTTTAGCACTACCCCTAATAGCGTCAGGCTTTGCTTGGCCAGCAGCAGCAGTCCAAGAATTTCTCTCTGGAAAATTAGCAGCCAAAGATTCAGAAATCCCCATTTCCCCACGCTAAATCAGCTTAACTAATTCATTCGTTTAGGAGACTAAATTCATGGCAGACAAAGGCGACCAATCATCTTATTTGATTAAATTCATTTCCACGGCACCTGTGGCAGCTACCATCTGGCTGACCATCACAGCAGGTATCTTGATTGAATTCAACCGCTTTTTCCCCGACCTCCTTTTTCACCCACTGTCATAAGTGTCTAATGGGATTTAGGACAGTTTAATGAATGTCTTGTTTTTTGCCTAATATTGTGTAGTTGATATATTCAGCTTCAAAAGTCCGAATTATCACCAAAATAGGCGGCAAAAATAGTTTTTTGAAACTCGTGATACTGTTTACAGATCGCGAGTTTCACGGTTTTTAAAAAAGCTAAATTAATTTTTCTAAACTTCCTAGCTAAAAGACATCTTTAGCCACAATTATTATTAATATAAAAATGCCACCATTTTAATTTAGAGGCGAACGTAAAATATGGCACAAGCAGTAGATGCATCAAAGAATCTCCCTGGCGATCCCAGAAATCGGGAAGTTGTTTTTCCCGCATTTGGCGATCCACAGCTAGGGAACCTAGAAACCCCAGTTAATTCTTCTCCCTTGATCAAGGGATTCATCAATAATTTACCTGCCTATCGTCCAGGTCTGACTCCTGCCAGACGTGGTTTAGAAGTTGGTCAAGCTCATGGTTACTTGCTATTTGGCCCCTTTGCTAAATTAGGCCCACTGCGGGACACAGCTAATGCTAACTTAGCTGGGTTACTGGGAGCTATCGGCTTGGTTGTTTTGCTCACCGCTTGTTTGTCACTGTATGCCAGTAGCAATCCTGCCAAAGCACTTCCTAGTGTTACCGTACCCAATCCTCCAGCAGATGCTTTTAATTCTAAAGAAAGCTGGAATAATTTTACCAGTTCTTTCTTGATTGGTGGCATTGGTGGTGCAGTAGTCGCTTACTTTTTGACTAGTAATTTGGCACTAATTCAAGGTCTATTTGGTTAATTTAAGAGTTAGGAGTTAGGAGTTAGGAGTTAGGAGTTAGAAGTTTAAATTCATAATTCCTAAGATGGATCAGAGTACAGTAAGTCTCAAATCCACTCTGTAGTAATTAGGAGTTGAAATTCATAACTTCTAACTCCTAACTTATTTAAACAAAACCGCTTCAATATCATTTAAAGCAGTCTCAAAATCGTCATTAACGATTTGAATATCAAACTCACCTGCGGCTTGAATTTCTTCTTGGGCGCGGAGTAGACGACGGGCGATCGCTTCTTCAGAGTCTTGGGCACGAGAGCGTATCCGTTTTTCTAATTCATCGAAGGAAGGCGGTAATATAAAAATGCTGAAGCCACTGGGGAAGGAAGCACGAATTTGTCTTGCTCCTTCTAGTTCAATTTCTAGCACTACCAACTTACCAGAATTAATTTGGTTAAGTACAGCTTCACGGGGAGTGCCGTAATAGTTACCAGCAAATTCTGCCCATTCTAAAAATTCACCTTCCGCAACTAGTTGTTCAAACTTGCTGCGGCTGATAAAGTAATAACTTTTGCTATCGATTTCTCCTGGACGGGGAGAACGAGTCGTCACGGACACAGAATAATAGAGTTCTGGATGACGTTCTAGGAGCGATCGCATTAAAGTGCCTTTACCAACCCCACTGGGGCCAGTTAAAACAATTAACCTGCCTAAATGTAAGCACTCTTCGGTAGTAGCACTATTCTGGATGGGTAAAACTGGCATCATCCCTTCAACCTGTGAATCAATCAATAGATATTATTCATTAATCTTGTGTTCCTGGCCAAGTCCACTAGTAACTAAAGAATTTGTAGTAAGAGTGATAGAGGTCAAGTACTTAATAGTCTGTCCCAAAAGTTTTGAGAGGTTAGTGGGGTTCAGATCCCCGACTTCTTTAAGAAGTCGGGGATCTAGCAGCCCAACAAAATTAATTGGACAGACACTTAGTACAGCACGGCGTAAAAAAACAGACCATTTCAAATAGCCTAACAGCTTGGAATACAATTGTTGTGACTTTTGATTTTCGCCTTGCGGTACTAGTCAATTATCTACAGTTTGATGATCGCGGGAAATTACAAAGCGATTTGCTACCGTTTCTGGCTGAATCGCTGACAGTATTACGTGGTTGGAATCAGTGATAATTACAGCTCTAGTCCGACGACCGTAAGTTGCATCAATCAGTTGATTTTTGTCCCGTGCTTCGGTAATAATCCGCTTAATTGGGGCCGACTCTGGACTGACAATGGCAACTACTTTGTTGGCAGACACGATGTTACCAAAGCCGATGTTGATTAATTGAATGTCCATAAAAAAAACTGACGCTAAATGCGGTTTGAGAAGCTTGAAATAAACTTATACTCATGTTATCGCCAAAAAACAGGAGTTACAACGCTTAAATTCAAGCAAGTCTTTGTTTTTAAATAATGTCTGTTTTTTTTAGCTATTTATCAGCTATTTTTGCTGAAAATCTTCCTAAAGATATAGGTGCAATTCTACTGATACAAGCTAGCTAGATGATGTACATTTATTTTGTTTTAAATAAGTATCTGACTCAGAAATTGATGTCGAGCAAAATTGATTAGAATAGTCTCGCTCTAACTTTATTAGCTCAGTACAATATCAGTGCAGTTCAATATACATTACTAAACTGACATAAGTTTGACGAAGTTAAATTTTGTCTCCCATATTGACAGTACGCATCCTACGTACACTTCCAGCTTGACAATCGCGCAACCAAGCTTTAATTCCTTGGGCAATAGTACCGTTACTACTATCGCGTGGTGGGGATAGTGGCTGCTTTTCAGAATGGGAACCAGCTTGAGAAAACATCATCACTAGTTGCCAACCACTTTTAGTTTTAGTCAACAATAGCCAGTGGAATTGTTGCAATTCTAACGCTTTCTTTCCTATATACTGCCGCTCCAAGGTTGTAAAGAAAACTTGCTCAACTCCTGATGCAGAGCTTTTAGGGGCATTTGTACTATATTCTTCAAGGTTAAGGGGTAGAGGAGTAAACTCAGGTCTTCCTGCCACCAGCATATAACTGTAAATGTCACTGCTTCTACTGAGGCGACGGGC
This Nostoc sp. C052 DNA region includes the following protein-coding sequences:
- the remA gene encoding extracellular matrix/biofilm regulator RemA translates to MDIQLINIGFGNIVSANKVVAIVSPESAPIKRIITEARDKNQLIDATYGRRTRAVIITDSNHVILSAIQPETVANRFVISRDHQTVDN
- a CDS encoding photosystem I reaction center protein subunit XI, giving the protein MAQAVDASKNLPGDPRNREVVFPAFGDPQLGNLETPVNSSPLIKGFINNLPAYRPGLTPARRGLEVGQAHGYLLFGPFAKLGPLRDTANANLAGLLGAIGLVVLLTACLSLYASSNPAKALPSVTVPNPPADAFNSKESWNNFTSSFLIGGIGGAVVAYFLTSNLALIQGLFG
- the psaJ gene encoding photosystem I reaction center subunit IX, which produces MADKGDQSSYLIKFISTAPVAATIWLTITAGILIEFNRFFPDLLFHPLS
- a CDS encoding Photosystem I reaction center subunit III, which translates into the protein MRRLFALMLAISLWFNFAPPAQALGANLTPCKDNPAFQELAANARNTTADPQSGKKRFERYSQALCGPEGYPHLIVDGRLDHAGDFLIPSILFLYITGWIGWVGRAYLQAIKKGSDAEQKEIQIDLGLALPLIASGFAWPAAAVQEFLSGKLAAKDSEIPISPR
- the gmk gene encoding guanylate kinase, with the protein product MMPVLPIQNSATTEECLHLGRLIVLTGPSGVGKGTLMRSLLERHPELYYSVSVTTRSPRPGEIDSKSYYFISRSKFEQLVAEGEFLEWAEFAGNYYGTPREAVLNQINSGKLVVLEIELEGARQIRASFPSGFSIFILPPSFDELEKRIRSRAQDSEEAIARRLLRAQEEIQAAGEFDIQIVNDDFETALNDIEAVLFK